In Aedes albopictus strain Foshan chromosome 3, AalbF5, whole genome shotgun sequence, the following are encoded in one genomic region:
- the LOC109622082 gene encoding apolipoprotein D-like: MRFIYLFESLIVVALCLVIGGDALIIASGSCPKRPVVQNFNVSRYSGLWYEISRYEQPFQLDGECVTALYTLNKDGTVRVFNSMLIPPSDTRSSIVGRAVFSYPHKETIPAKLLVTFNGVPVASNYWVMDTDYDNFAVVWSCFQIGSLIHTEGAWILSREPELDDSIVRRVQEATDRYLQESHLRKTNQDYELCCSSVPDVQTYPGC, from the exons ATGCGATTCATTTACCTGTTTGAGTCATTGATCGTGGTGGCGTTGTGTTTAGTTATCGGAGGTGACGCTCTGATTATTGCCTCCGGAAGTTGTCCTAAGCGACCCGTCGTTCAGAACTTCAACGTGTCCCGTTACTCTGGGCTGTGGTACGAAATCAGCCGCTATGAACAGCCCTTCCAACTGGACGGAGAATGCGTCACAGCGCTGTATACGCTGAATAAAGATGGAACTGTGCGGGTGTTCAACAGCATGCTGATCCCGCCCAGTGATACTCGTTCATCCATAGTGGGGCGGGCCGTATTTAGTTATCCACATAAGGAGACGATACCGGCAAAGCTACTAGTTACGTTCAACGGTG TGCCGGTGGCTTCCAACTACTGGGTGATGGATACAGACTACGATAATTTCGCCGTTGTTTGGAGTTGTTTCCAAATTGGAAGTCTCATACACACTGAAGGAGCGTGGATTTTGTCACGGGAACCAGAACTGGACGATTCTATAGTGCGTCGTGTCCAGGAGGCAACCGACCGATACCTGCAAGAAAGTCATCTCCGGAAAACTAATCAAGATTATGAACT ATGCTGTTCCAGCGTTCCGGATGTTCAAACCTACCCAGGGTGCTGA